TTCCCCACACCTTGTGCCGTCCGCCCGAGGCTGGATCCTCGCTACTCGCAGCGAACGAGAGCGCGGAGTCCATCACAGGATCCATGCCCGGCAGCTTGCGGAAGCGCTCGGCCATGAAACCGCCGCTGCGGTAGTGCAGGAACGCCGGATCGGTGTGCCGCGTTGCGCGTGCCACCATCGCGTTGCCTTCGTGGCCTGACGAACCGATGGTGTAGAACACCTTGTTCTGTACACGCAGCACGCGCGCCATGAGGTCGAGGTGGCGGCTGATCAGCTGCGATTCGAGCAGATCGCGGAACCCCTTCACATCGAGCGAGCTACCCGGCAGCACCGGCTCGTCGTCGCGCGGTGCACGGGCGACATCGCCCTGCCAGAACTGCACGAACTCGACAAAGTTCTGGTCGACGATCTCGGCGCGATTGAAACCCTTGTGGCGGGCAGCGATGGTGTGCGGGACGGACATGATGTGCTCGGGGAGAATGGGTTCAGGCAGCCATCGGCGAGAAGCGCGGCTGGGCGCGCACGCGCTCCAGCCATGCGCCGACGCGCGGCCACCGGGAAAGATCGAAACCGCCATCGGCGGCGCAATGGGTGTATGCGTATAGCGCGATATCGGCTACGCCGAAGGCGCCCCCGCTGAAATAGCATTCGCTGCCGAGGTGATCTTCCATCACGTCGAGTGCGTTGCCACCGCGCTCCAGCAAGCGGGGAATCTCCGCCTGGCGCTCGTGGCCTTCCGGCAGCCAGCGGCGAACAAAACGCGCCACGGCGATGTAGGGCTCGTGGCTGTATTGTTCGAAGAACAGCCACTGCAGGGTACGCGCGCGGTCCCAGTCGTCGGCGGGCAGGTACGACGAACCTTCCGCGAGGTAGCAAAGGATCGCGTTGGATTCCGCCAGACGGCGCTCATCATCCAGCACAAGCAACGGCACCTTCCCGTTCGGATTTAGCGCAAGAAATTCAGGCGTACGCGTGGCCCCCGCGGAGCTGTCGGTGTCGACCCAATGGTAGGGTCGATCCAGCAGATCCAGCAGGAGTTGCACCTTGTAGCAATTGCCCGACGACCGCAGACCGTACACGGTCGGGATAGCGATGCTGCTCTCGCTCACAGGATGCTCCGGCAAACAGGGAATCTAGCGGCGACCCGAAAGCCATTGCTCACGGGTCTGCCCCCACAGGTCGACGACATCACCTTCGAACGGCGCAGGTAGCGTACCGGGCCCGAGCAAGGTGGAGCCCAGCTTTTTCGCGACGCTGATGGAGGCGACATTGTCAGGGTTGATCGAATGGATGACCTCGTTCCAGCCGAGGTTTTCGAAGGCCCAATCCATCGAAGCGGCAGCGCCTTCGGTCGCG
Above is a genomic segment from Luteibacter aegosomatissinici containing:
- a CDS encoding glutathione S-transferase family protein, which translates into the protein MSESSIAIPTVYGLRSSGNCYKVQLLLDLLDRPYHWVDTDSSAGATRTPEFLALNPNGKVPLLVLDDERRLAESNAILCYLAEGSSYLPADDWDRARTLQWLFFEQYSHEPYIAVARFVRRWLPEGHERQAEIPRLLERGGNALDVMEDHLGSECYFSGGAFGVADIALYAYTHCAADGGFDLSRWPRVGAWLERVRAQPRFSPMAA